The region GTCATGAGAAAAATTACAAATTTTTGCCCCAGCCTGTCAATCACTCCCAACTTCGCCCATTAGACTCATTCCCTAGACTCTGTCACCTCTTTTGAAGGTACTTCATTTCGACTCGTTAGATATTTGATAAAATGTGCGGTGTTGCCGCTCTCCTGGTCCGTCCTCCTCCGATATAGGCCTGTGCTACAAACTCAGTTCCAAATGCTGACTCTTCTCTCAGTTGGGGGACACAAAAGCCACTACGGCTGCTGTGGAGCTCCATGAATCCTTATACTTTCTCCAACATCGTGGTCAAGATGCCGCAGGGATAACGAGTTGTTCGAATGGCCGTGTGTATCAATGTAAAGGAAACGGAACTGCTTCCAAGGTTTTCACTGAGGGTCTTCGTCTTCAGTATCTCCCTGGTTATATGGGTAAGTTAGCAGGAGTCACAACCGTAACTTGACCGGAAATGTACTCGGGATGGAATTTGAAGCCAACGTTTATTAggtcttggccatttgcGCTATCCCACTGCAGGAACATCATCCGCGTAGGTGCTACCCTCGGTATCAAAGTAGTACCCTTTCAGAGCAATACTGACAGAGATTGGGACTGTAGGTCGGAGGCACAGCCTTTCTACGTTAACTCTCCCTACGGTATCTCGATGAGTGTGAATGGTAATCTCGTGAATACCCAGGACCTTTGCAACTTTTTGGATGGGGAAGCTCGCCGACATGTCAACTCTGATTCAGACTCGGAGCTCCTGTAAGCAGCCTCATCTCACATCGCCTTACTCCTTCCCACATAATACGATACTGATGACTGGTACCCTTCAGCTTGAATATTTTCGCCCATGGTCTTCAGAAGCTCGGCAAACGTCGTGCCAACTCAGAGGACATCTTCACGGCGCTTGGTGACGTTTATTCAATGTGTCAGGGAGCATTTGCATGCACTGCGATGATTGCAGGTTTCGGTATCCTGGGTTTTAGGTGAGTGGCATTGAACTGTACGAGTGTCAACTTGTAGATTCTAACAGGAGCAGGGATGCCAACGGTATCCGTCCCCTCTGCCTGGGCTCACGGCCTTCAACCACCCTGCCTGGAGCGACGGATTACTTCATGGCTTCGGAATCCGTGGCACTGAAGCAGCTGGGTTTCCGTGATATAATAGATGTTCTTCCTGGCCAGGCCGTCTTTATTGAGAAAGGACAGGCACCCATAATGCGCCAGATTGTCGAGAGAAGATCctacacaccagactgcttcGAAATGGTATACTTTGCGCGCCCAGACTCCTGCATAGACGGTATTTCTGTATACCGCAGTCGGCAAAATATGGGAGTaaagttggccaagaagatcaGGGAAGTCcttggagaggatggagtCAAGGATATCGATGCTGGTACGTCTGATATAAGTGCATTATCTGTGCAAAATTACTGACAAATATTTACAGTCATCCCTGTTCCTGAAGTAAATTATTCTCCAGTCACTATCAGGCATATGCCTGGACACATTGCATAAGCTAATCATTGCATGTAGACGAGTAATATCGCTGCCGTCTCCCTGGCCAACGAGCTAGGAAAGCCATACGTGACGGCTTTGATCAAGAACCGATATGTTCACCGCACATTTCTACTCCCCAACCAAGCATTAAGGCAGAAGAGTGTCCGCCGTAAGCTCTCGCCGATAGAGTCTGAGTTCCGGGGAAGGAATTTGATTATCGTCGACGACAGTCTCGTCCGTGGCAGTAAGTAAATCCCCCTTTGTTTGTGAATCTCCAACTAATCAATGTCTCAGCTACCTCGCGGGAAATTGTGAGTCAGCGCGTCTCGTGCCAATTCACCAGCGGCACCACTAACAAGGATATCCTCTAGGTCCAAATGGCAAGAGAAGCCGGAGCAACTCGCGTTATATTCGTTTCATGCTCCCCAGAGTGCACACATCCGCATATCGTAAGTCTTCATATTGCACCTCAGTCTAGAAACAATATTAATAATGTGAATAGTATGGCATTGACCTTGCGGATCCTGCTGGTAAGAACCAACCTCCCAAAATGATAACCATTGCAGCCCCCACGTCCGTCCTTCTAACACGATCAAAGATCTCATTGCGCATGGCAAGACAACGCAAGAAGTTGCCAAGTATATCCACGCCGACG is a window of Pochonia chlamydosporia 170 chromosome 5, whole genome shotgun sequence DNA encoding:
- a CDS encoding amidophosphoribosyltransferase (similar to Aspergillus terreus NIH2624 XP_001209775.1), which gives rise to MCGVAALLLGDTKATTAAVELHESLYFLQHRGQDAAGITSCSNGRVYQCKGNGTASKVFTEGLRLQYLPGYMGLGHLRYPTAGTSSASEAQPFYVNSPYGISMSVNGNLVNTQDLCNFLDGEARRHVNSDSDSELLLNIFAHGLQKLGKRRANSEDIFTALGDVYSMCQGAFACTAMIAGFGILGFRDANGIRPLCLGSRPSTTLPGATDYFMASESVALKQLGFRDIIDVLPGQAVFIEKGQAPIMRQIVERRSYTPDCFEMVYFARPDSCIDGISVYRSRQNMGVKLAKKIREVLGEDGVKDIDAVIPVPETSNIAAVSLANELGKPYVTALIKNRYVHRTFLLPNQALRQKSVRRKLSPIESEFRGRNLIIVDDSLVRGTTSREIVQMAREAGATRVIFVSCSPECTHPHIYGIDLADPADLIAHGKTTQEVAKYIHADEVIFQGLEDLKDACREAAEGTSQVEDFEVGVFCGKYVTDVPEGYFAHLSELRHGKPAQKAGMNDVPAGGDEVGVVSSSGPLNSLPDAGETPDRREDVSLYNFGGEFASHEK